From the Mammaliicoccus sciuri genome, the window AACTATATTGGCGCATTGATATTTGCCTCTTCATTATTAATACTCGCTCTTGTCGCAATATTTATGAGCATAAGACCATATCAACCTAAAAGTTAGAGTAGTGCAAATATACATTTTTATAAAGCGTTTACATTTTTGAAAGAATGATTTATAATTAAAACTGGTTATAACCAGTTGGAATAGGAATGATTGAGATGTTAAAAAATACACATTTATATTATCAAGTTTATGCAAAAATTAAAGATAAGATTATTTCAGGTGAATACAAAGAAGGAGACAAGTTACCTTCAGAACGAAAGCTTTGCGATGAATACGAAGTTAGCAGAATAACGATTAGAGAAGCGCTAGATAACTTAGAAGCAGAAAGTTTAATTCAAAGAGAGCATGGTAAAGGGTCTTTTGTATTAGGTAATCAATATAATCAGAAGATGAACAATCTATATAGCTTCAAAGATGAAGTTGAAAAAAGCGGCGACAAAGCAAGTACAAAGGTAATAAGTATTCAAAGAGTAAAGCCTAGTATTTATATTCAAGAAAAAATGCAGCTCAAATCATTTCAAGAAGTGTATGAACTTAAAAGGTTAAGATTAGCCAATGATAAACCGTTAGTATTTGAGACTAGCTACTTACCTTTAAAGAATTGCGAAGGGTTAGATCGATTTGATTTTAATGAAGTATCATTATACGAAACATTAAATACGCATTACCAAATTCAAATCAATCATGCTTATGAAACATTAACAGCAAAAAATATAACTAAAGAACAAGCGCAACATTTAGAAAAACATGTTAATGATCCATGTATGTTTATAGAAAGATATAGTTTTGTAAATGATGAGATTATTGAGTACACAGAGAGTGTTGCAAGCGGTAAAGACTATAAGTACACAGTAGACTTAATATAGTCTTTATATATACAAACTGGTTATGACAACATTACCAATATTGGAGGGGAAAGTATTGTTAAACACAACGGACACATATTCGGAGATTAAACAACAACCTGAAATGTGGCAATTAACAGAAGAAATTATTAAAGATATTAAATCAGATTTTGATGAATTTATTAAAGATATAGAGAAAAATGCAACTGGGAAGTTAAAGGTACTATTTACGGGTGCAGGGTCATCAGCGTATGTCGGAGATATTTTAAGAACAGCAATTGATACGAAACATCTGCCTAAGTGGGATTTTGAATCTGTACCAACGACACACTTTGTTACGAGTCCTGAAGCGTATATAGATTCAGAAACGACGTATTTAATTGTGTCATTTGCTAGATCTGGTAATAGTCCTGAAACGAAAGCCACGATTGATTTAATCGAGCAATTATCAGATAACGTACATCATCTATTTATCACAAATAATAAAAGTGGTTATTTAGCAACAGAAGAAAGTTTAAAACATGTTTTTAAAGTGATTCTGCCTAAACAAACAAATGATAAATCGCTAGCAATGACATCAAGCTTTTCTTCAATGCTTGTAGCAGGTTATTTATTATTTAATGGATCGATTACGAATGGCTTTTATGATACTGCAGACTCGCTATTTGATTATTTGGAAGAACTAGCAGATCAAACATTACAAAAATCATTTGAAAAAGTATTTTACGTAGGAACTGGTTTGTTAGGTGAACTTACTAAAGAAGTTAGCTTAAAATTAAACGAACTAACAGGCGGTCATGTTGAGATTGCTAGAGAAACGACATTAGGGTTTAGACATGGTCCTAAAGCAGGACTAAAGAAAGGGTCTATTTTTATATTGCTTAGAAGTAATGAAATGTATAAACGTGACTATGAAAGTGATTTGTTGCATGAAGTAAATAAAGTTAAAGATAAGTATCAGTTGCTTGTCTTAGATGGTCAATCTTCAGAAGAAAGTACACAAATACCGAATATTGAGGATTATAACGACTTTGAAATAGGGCTGATTTATTTAATGTTTGGTCAATTACTAGCAAGCAAAAAATCTATAGAACTTGGCTTGAATCCTGATAATCCGAGTCCAGATGGCTTTATCAATCGTGTTGTTAAAGGGGTAACAATATATTCATATAGCTAAAGGGTGAGAAGAATGATTTTGACCAATACATTAAATCCATCTATCGATATCAGCTATCAAGTTGAAAGTCTTGAAATTGGGGCGGTGCATAGACCAACGTAAATGATTAAAAATGCTGGCGGTAAAGGTATAAATGTAACGAAAGTTCTAGATGATTTAGGTGCAGACGTGATAGCTACAGGTTATTTAGGTGGAACGAATGGACAGTGGATTCAAACACAACTCGAACAAAGAAATATTCAGCTTCAATTCATAGATATAGAAGATAATACAAGACAGTGTATTGCCATTAACGATGGTGAACATCAAACGGAAATTCTTGAAGGTGGACCTGAAGTATCAGAAGCATCGCAAGCGTTGTATCTTAAACAATTGGAGGATATTGCGCATCAGTACAAAGTTGTAACCATCAGTGGAAGCACACCTAAGTTAATGAATCAGTCAAAGACTGCATATATGATTAAAATTTTAAATACATTAACGAATAGTTACAACATTGTCGATATAGATGGACAATCGTTAAAAGGAATTTTAGGACAGAATGCTCATATTTATGCGATAAAGCCTAACCAATCAGAATTTGAAGACTTAGTTAATCAGAAGGGGTTAAGTCACCAAGACATTATCAAGATTCTTAAAACAAATCAGTTGTTTAAAGATGTGGACGTATTTGTAACGCTTGGTTCTGAAGGTGCGATTATTAAATTGAAAGAGACGATTTACAAAGCAACTTTACCAAACATAAATGCGGTTAATCCTGTAGGTTCAGGAGATGCTACTGTAGCAGGTATCGCTTATAGTATGAAGCATGATTTAGATCCTGTAACGACAATTCAAACAGCTTTAGCGTGTGGTACATCAAATGCGATGAAGGCTGCAACGGGAAAAATCATTCAACAAGAAGTGGATGATTTAATCAAAAAAGTGGGAGTGGAGAAATTAGGATGACAAATAAAGATATTAATAAACTCGTCGATGACAAAGGGATATTCGCTGCAATTGCTGTTGACCAAAGAGGGGCACTCAAAAGATTACTAGGTGAACAAGGAACGGATGACAACGTTGCATTATTTAAAAAGCTTGTATCTGAAACACTTTCGCCAAGTGGTTCTAGTATTCTATTAGACCCTGAATATGGTAAAGATGGCATACAAGCTAAGGCTAAAGATGCTGGATTAATTTTAGCTTATGAACAAACTGGATACGATAAATCAGTAGTCGGTAGAATACCAAGATTAGTTGAAGGTATGTCTGTTAAACAATTAAAAGAGATGGGTGCTGACGGTATTAAATTACTCATCTATTATGACGTCGATGAGCCGGATGATATTAATGATGTAAAGAAAGATTTAGTGCAACAAGTTGGACAAGAAACGGTCGAAGAGAATATTCCATTCCTATTAGAAATCTTAACTTATGATGATCAAATAGGTGATGAAAAAGGTCGATCGTATGCTCAAGTTAGACCACATAAAGTGATAGAGGCGATGAAAGCTTTTAATGATGAAAAGTATAACGTCGATGTACTTAAAGTTGAAACACCCGTTAATATGAACTATGTCGAAAGTTTTGCAGAAGACTATGTCTTTAGTAAAGATGAAGCGGCATCATATTTTAAAGAACAAGACAGCGCAACTTCAATACCTTACATATATTTAAGTGGGGGATTAACTTCACAACAATTTAAAGATACACTTGTCTTCGCACATGAAAATGGTGCGCATTTCAATGGTGTATTGTGTGGACGTGCAACATGGCAAGGTGAAACTGTTGTACTCAAAGAACAAGGTCAAGAAGCTGCTAAAGAATGGTTGAACAGTGAAGGCATTCATAATTTAAAAACGCTCAATGACATCATACAGAAGACAGCAACTCCAATAAGATAAACAAAGAACAGGTGGTGTAAAGATGCATAAATTTGAAATTAACACTGATTTCTTATTAGACGATAAACCTATTCAAATACTGTCTGGTGCCATTCATTATTTTAGAGTTCCTAAAGATGACTGGTATCATTCGTTATACAATTTGAAAGCACTCGGTTTTAATACAGTTGAAACCTATATTCCGTGGAATTATCACGAACCTCGGGAAGAACATTTTGAATTTGGTGGCGAAAAAGATATTCAACACTTTATTCAATTGGTTGAAGAATTAGGTCTGTATGTGATTATAAGGCCATCTCCATTTATATGTGCTGAATGGGAATTTGGTGGTTTACCTTCATGGTTGCTCAATTACAAAGACATGAGAATCCGTTCGTCAGACCAACGATTTATCGATAAAGTAGACCGATATTATACACAATTATTTAAAATTTTAAAGCCGTTACAAATTGATCATAATGGACCGATTATCATGATGCAGATTGAAAATGAATATGGCTCATTCGGTGAAGATAAATCATATTTAAATATGATTAAAGATTTAATGATTAAACATGGTACAACAGTGCCGCTATTTACTTCTGATGGTGGATGGGCACAAACGTTGAGAGCGGGCAGTATGGCTGAAGATAATATTTTACCAACCGCTAACTTTGGATCTAAGACGGATTTAAACTTTCAAAATTTAAAATCATTCCATGAAGAATTTCAGAAAAAATGGCCACTCATGTGTATGGAATTTTGGGATGGTTGGTTTAATAGATGGGGCGATGACATTATTAAACGAGAAAGTGATGATTTAGTTGCCGAAGTAAGAACTTGCGTTCAACAAGGACATATCAATTTATACATGTTTCATGGTGGTACGAATTATGGATTTTGGAACGGTTGTTCAGCTAGAGGTACGGTAGATTTACCTCAAATTACTTCTTATGACTATGATGCACCACTTAATGAAATGGGCAATCCGACTCAAAAGTATTATGATTTGCAGAAAATGCTTAAAGAAGAAATACCACATATCGAGCAATCAGAACCTTTAATAAAAGATTTTATTGAATTGGATCACATTCAACTACAAGATAAAGTCAGTTTGTTTAATGTTCTAGATGAAATATCGTATAAGACGACTGCTAAATATCCAGAGACGATGGAAGAAGCGGGTGATGGACTTGGTTACATGCTTTATCGTACGAAAATACACAAAGATTCACCAGTTGAAAAATTTAGAATTGTTGATGCACGAGATAGAGTAAAGATGTATATCGATGGTGAACATGTTTATACGGCATATCAACAAGAAATCGGGGATGCTTTTGAAGTTGATTTACATTCAGAAGAACCTCAAATCGATATACTCGTTGAAAATATGGGGCGTGTAAATTATGGATATAAATTGCTTGCGAGTACACAAAGAAAAGGGTTAGGACAAGGTTTAATGCAAGATTTGCACTTTGTTCAAGACTATGAACAATTCCATATTCAATTACAGCAACTAAAAAAAGAGCATTTTGAAAAGGAATGATTAAAAATACTCCTGCATTTTACAGGTATGTGTTTACGTTAAATGAAGCAAACAATACGCATATTGATGTAAGCGCTTTCTCGAAGGGCGTGGTATTAGTGAATGGCGTGAACATAGGTAGATATTGGAATGTTGGACCAACAGCATCCTTATATATATCAAAAGCACTGCTTCATGAAGGGGAAAACGAAATTATTATTTTTGATACTGAGGGGACATATAACCAAGAAATTAATTTGGTGAAAGAACCAAAATTTATTCAAAAAAAAGGGAGAGATTTAAATGACAATTATAGCGAATAGAATTGATGGTAGGCTGATTCACGGGCAAGTAGCAAATTTGTGGACGACAAAACTAGATATTACAAGACTTATGGTTATTGATGATGTTGTCGCAGAAAGTACAGTAGATAAAAGTGGACTTAAATTAGCAACGCCAGCTGGTGTTAAATTAAGTGTATTACCTGTTAAAAAGGCAGCAGATAACATACTAAATGGTAAATATGACTCTCAAAGATTAATGGTGATTGCCAAAGGACCTGATCAATTTTTAGAACTTGTAAACTACGGTGTAAAAATTGATGAGTTAAATGTTGGTAATATGTCTCAAACGAATGAAACAAGATCAATTAAACGTTCGATTAATGTTACGGATAAAGATATTGAAACATTTAAAGAACTTAATAACAAAGGTATTCGAATTATTTCGCAAATGGTTCCAAATGATAATAGTGAAGATTTCATGTCATTGATTAAATAATATTTAAACAAAAAGGGGTTTTTAATTATGGAAATATTATGGTGGCAAGTACTGCTTTTAACATTATATGCGGGTTATCAAATATGGGATGAGCTTCATCTTTATTCTTCAATAAGCCAACCCGTATTCGCAGGTTTAATTGCAGGGGTAATAATGGGAGATGTAACAACTGGTTTAATTATCGGTGGTAGCATGCAGTTAACAATTTTAGGGGTTGGTACATTCGGAGGTGCATCTAGAATTGATGCCAACTCAGGTACAATTTTAGCGGTAGCTTTCTCAGTTGCATTAGGTATGCAACCGACGCAAGCAATTGCTACATTAGCCGTACCTGTTGCGAGTTTGATGATTCAAACAGATATTCTAGCTCGATTTACAAATACATTCTTTGCACATCGTATAGACGCTAAAATCGAACAAATGGATTATAAAGGAATTGAACGTTATTATATTGCAGGTATTATTCCATGGGCATTATCAAGAATGATTCCAGTATTCTTAGCATTAGCTTTTGGTGGTTCTGTCGTTAAAACAGTTGTGAATTACTTGAACGCTGACATGAAGTGGCTTGGAGATGGATTAACAACTGCAGGAGCTGTACTACCAGCAGTCGGTTTTGCAATCTTATTAAGATACTTACCTATTAAGAAACATTATATGTATTTCATTTTAGGATTTGTATTAACAGCGTTATTAGCTACAGTATTTGATGGTATGAGTGGTTTAGGTACAGCTGTATCAGGACTTGATAAGAAATTTGATGCGGTATTCAATCCTCTACCTATGTTAGCCATTGCGTTAATCGGTTTTTCATTTGCTGCAATGGAATACAAACGTACTTCTTTAGCAAAACCAGTACAATCTGGAGAAATGAATACTTCTAATTCTCAAAATGATGATGAAGGGGAGATTGAAGATGACGAACTATAATCAAAATGTTGATCCTAAAGAACAAAATGTCACAACAGAAGGTCAGTATAAATTAACTAAAAAAGATTTTAGACAAATTAATAGAAGAAGTTTATTAGGCTTCCAAGCCGGATGGAACTATGAACGTATGCAAGGATCTGGCTATTTATATATTATGCTTCCACAATTACGTAAAATTTATGGTGACGATACACCAGAACTAAAAGAAATGATGCATACACATGCTCAATTCTTCAATACGAGTAACTTTTTCAATACAATTGTGACGAGTATTGATGTCGCGATGGAAGAACAAGAACAAATTAAATCTAAAGAATCTGTAAGTGGTATGAAAGTAGGTTTAATGGGACCATTCGCCGCAGTAGGTGATTCTATATTCGGTTCATTAATTCCAACAATATTTGGGGCGTTAGCTGCCAATATGGCGATTAACGGAAATCCTTTTGGTGCTTTTATATGGTTAGCAGCACAAATTGCTGTTATGGTCTTCAGATGGAAACAATTAGAATTTGCATACAAAGAGGGTATATCATTAGTAACAACGATGCAACATAAGCTCGAATCCTTAACAAATGCCGCTACATTACTCGGGGTATTTATGGTCGGAGCACTCGTCGCCACGATGGTTAAAGTTCAATTTGCTTGGGAACCAAAAATTGGTGATTTAACGGTTAATATTCAAAATAATGTCGATATGATCTTACCAAAATTATTACCACTAGCAATTGTATTAGGTGTTTATTGGTTATTAGGCAAAAAACATATGAATTCAACACGTGCAATCTTTATCGTTATCATTGTAACGGTTATATTATCTGCATTAGGCGTATTAGCAAAAATTTAATCAATAGGAGTTTTCACGATGGGAAAATTAATTTTAGCAAGTCATGGTTCAATGTGTGAAGGTTTAAAAGAAAGTGTCGAAATGATATTAGGACCACAAGATAATATTGAAACTGTTGCACTTTTGCTAGATGAAGGACAAGAAGAATTTGAAAAGAAATTTCTAGCAGCAATCAATGATTAAGAAGTAACTGTATTTACAGATTTACTAGGCGGTACACCAGCCAATGTCATTTCTAAAACTTTAATGACTGGAAAAAAGTTTGATTTATATGCCGGAATGAATTTACCTATGGTTATAGCATATTTAAATGGTGAAATGCTCAATCAAGAAGCGGACATCATTAATGAAACACAAAAAAGTATCGTAAAAGTAAATGATTTACTACAAGACTTAGACGAAGATGATGAATAACGATTAAAATTAGTCAATAAATGCTGCTATCCTTTATAATAAAGTAAAGATAAAAATGAGGGATGCATAATGAAAAATGAAAAAATATATGACATGCCAGTATCAAGTGTTTATCCACATTACGTCACAAAAGCTGAGAAAAAAGTAAAACAAAAGCAGACGTAGATGAAATCATCATTTGGTTAACAGGTTATAGTCAAGAATCATTAGAACAGCAATTAGAGTATAAAACTGATTTTAGAACATTTTTTGAAGAAACACCAAATATGAATCCAAATCGTAAACTGATCAAAGGCGTCATATGTGGCATAAGAGTTGAAGAAATCGAAGAACCACTTATGCAAGAAATTAGATACTTAGACAAATTAATAGATGAGTTAGCGAGAGGAAAGAAAAAAGAAAACATATTTAGGTGAATATAAAGTAAAAGCATGGGGCAATCTCCCATGCTTTTTTTAATGATATGCTATCCAAAGTGTCCATTGATCTTTTTCTATTATCGGAGAATGGTCTACTACATATATAGGAAATTGTGCTACAAATGATTTTAATTCTTGATCTGATAATTCAAATAGAATACTACGACCTTTTCTTGATAAATAATCATGCTGTAAGGATTCTATCGTTGCATATGATTGTCTAATTTCATTAATTTTTAAAGTTTCAACATTATTAAATCCAACATCATATAATGCCTTTGTAACATCTGCTTCTGAATGTCTTCTCTTTGAATCAAAATCCCGAAGTCTTGGAAAGTGCTCATATAAATATCCGCGTAGATTGTTTGAAGAAGCGGGAATCGCTAAATCTTCAATAGTTCGATCTTGAATGACAAATATGCTGTTATCTTTTAGAATACGCTTTGTTTCTAAAAAAGCTTTTTGTAAATCTTGAATATGATGAATGAGTGCTCTTGAAAGTATAAAATTCTGTGACTGGTTGGCTAAGTGATTATTGAATATATCTCCAACTTCAAATTGTATATGACTATTATAAGATTGTTCTTTAGCTGATGAGATCATTACTTCAGATTGGTCTATACCTAAGACATGCTTGAATCCAAATTTACTTAATTGATTTGTGTAAATGCCGCCGCCACACCCGATGTCTAGTGCATTATTCTTATCAATATTAGATTGCTTGATGATGCTACTTATCAAAGTTACCCAATTATAATCAACCTTTCGTCCACTATACATATACTTATTATGCTTATCATGAAAAATATTATTCAAAATATCATCCCCTTTCCTTACACCATACACCTAAATGGATAGTTGTAATAATACACATAACTTATGAATAGCTATAACAAGGAGTTAATTTCAATATGATAAAATAAAATTAATATGAATACGGAGTGATGAGAATGGAGACTTGGGATTTATATGATGAAAATAGGCAGTTATTAAATGAAACGATGACAAGAGGAAATGTAGTACCTGCTAATCGATATCATCTTGTGATTCACGTCTGTATTATTAATAAACAAGGACAATTACTAATACAAAAAAGAAGAGATAACAAACAAGGATGGCCAGGTAAGTGGGATTTTTCAGCAGGAGGTAGCGCTGTTCAAGGTGATACAAATAGAGATGCAGCAGAACTAGAAACATATGAAGAACTAGGTATTAAATTAGACTTATCTAATCGAAGACCACATTTCACAATTAATTTTGACGACGGATATGATGATTTTTTCATAGTTCATCAAGAGATAAATATAGAAAAACTAAACTTTCCAACAGAAGAAGTACAAGAAGTAAAATGGGTTACAAAAGATGAATTATTAGAGATGATTAAAGAAGGTTTATTTATTCCGTATAGGAATAGTCTTATAGAATTTATATTTGAAATGAATATCGGTTTAGGATCAATACGTGAGTAAAGAAACAGTTTAACTGTTTCTTTTTTTTTGTGTAAATTTTATTATATAAATAAAATATTCAAAATAGTCAGACTCTATTTTGAAACATGTTTAAGTTTATGGCAATAAATTTTGGATATTTTATATTTGAACATGTTAAATCTTGATAAATATTGATAATAATATATATTTTGATGTATAAATCAAATCATATAAATACTATTAATTGGTTTAATTTATTTTATTTACTCCTTAAATGTAATTTTATAACAGTTGGAAAACCTTATATAAATATAGCTACATTGTATAATATTAGTTTTGGTGTCAAAAAATATGGTGCAAAATTAAAATTATATAGTAATATTAAGTTGTATTTAAATAATTTGAGAGGAGTAAAATATGAGAGAAAAGAGAAGATACTCGATACGCAAATTCACGGTAGGAGCAGGATCTGTTTTAATAGGTTTAACGCTGTACTCGGGATTAAATACAGTAGAAGCAAGCGAAAATAATTATGAAACATCTATCAAGATTTCGGATAATGCATCAGATGATTCTGATGATAGTGATCAGGACAGTGATGCAATACAGGAAAGTAGTTTGAATTCTGAACAACAACAATCTACTTTAAAATCAACTGAACAAGATTCGAAAGTCAATGTTACTAGTAATAATACGGGAAATGAATTAAATGAATCAGAAGTACAAGAACCAACTTCAGAACAAGAGAATAGTAATAGTTCTAATGTTGCAGAAGATTCATCTGAAGTAATAAATAATGAAGAAGTAACAAATGATCAAGGGGAAGCTACATATGACGGTCAACCGTCTCAAGAGCATCCAGTAAGTAATAATGAATCAAAAGATACAAATAATCAAAATTCAGGCGAAACAACGGTAGATCAAACTGAACAAGGGACTGAATCAGAAGAATCTTCAACTGATGATCAAAATGTAGAAGACAATACTAAAGATGACATTGATCAATCAAATAATGGACGTCCCCCAGAAAATAGTGAGAATGAAGAAAATGCTACAGAAGTAGACGGCAGTGAGAATGTGGAAGATACAACATCAGAAGATAAAGGTGAAATTACTGACGATGTTTCTGAAGCAGATGAAGACAGCGCATCAAACTCTGAGGAAACATCTGAAGATGATACAGCTACAAAAGATGATTTAGAAGATAATTCAGAGAAAAAAGACAGTGATAATGCTGAAGAACCAAGTAATGAAAAAGATACTACAAAAGATGACGTAGATGCAAATAAAGATACAGATAAAGATGTTGCATCTGATAATGAAATCAAAGAAGATGAGTCTGAAAAAAATACAGACGAAAAGGTAGAAACATCAAAAGATGAGTCTCTACCTAAAGGTATAACGAATAATACACAAACCGAAGCTTCAAATAAGAGAATGGTGAGTGTTAGTCCTTATGCAGCAATAAATATACTTGGTGGTTTGGACTTAGACGCATCCCACAATGATGGGAAGTTACAATTAAAATTAGAGGGAACACCACTTATAAATGTTGGTTTAGGTTCTAGTTATCCAACGTATCAGTTGCCCCCTCAATTTAGAGCATTAATGTCTAATCCTAATTTTAGAAATGCAGTGAGAATTGATTACGACTTGCCTCCTACATTATTGGTAGGACCAAGAAGAACAGGATCAATTACAGGTAACAATCTAAATATTGATCCAAATACAGGTATAATATATGGTCAAGCACCGAGATTAGCCTCATTATCTTTGGCTAGTAGAATTACGTATACTTTAACTTTAGATTTAAATGCACTAACAGCTGGTGGTATTTTACCAGAATCTGATCAACCAGGAAGACATGAATATAACTTTAGATCAGCAGTTGGATCAGGACTTATAAATGTTGATTTATTAGCAAGTAGTGGTGATTCTGATTCAATAATTATTGAAGATGACGCAGATGCAGATGCCGATGCTGACGCCGATGCGGATGCCGACGCTGACTCAGATGCTGACGCAGATGCCGATGCGGATGCTGACGCTGACTCAGATGCAGATAGCGATTCGGATGCAGATCGCGATTCAGATGCAGATAGTGACTCGGACGCAACTTCTAATGTCGATAATGACGCTGGCAGTGGTTATGATTCAGATGCAAATGATAACTTAGTTGATGTTAGTGACTTAGATGGAGATTCTGGTTTAGCTACAAACAATAATGAATATAGCCAAGATCTAAGAAATGTTAATTCGGCTAATAGTAATGTTTCTACTTCTGTTACAAGTACTGACTCAGAAAGTCAAGTTACTGATAGCGAGAAAAATGATGATAAATTACCGGATACGGGAGAAGAAAAATCTAACAATGGTACTTTATTTGCAACATTATTAGCAGGATTGGGATCAATTATCTTATTCAGTAGAAGAAGAAATAAAAAGAAAGAGTAATGATTGCTGATTCTTGATTGAGGCCAGGACAACTTAGTTTGTCCTGGCCTCAATTTTTATTACAATTGAATTTATAGTTACATATAATCTAAACCTATGATTGCTATTATCCATTAAAATTTAGGGGTGTTTATATAATGAAATACACAATAAAAGAAATTTCTAATATTCTTAATTCACCTATACTAGATCCTTCAGGTAAAGAAGAACAAATTATTACTAATTTTGAATATCAAGGTATACATATAAATAATACAGAAACAGCTTTCTTTTTAATTAGTTCAAATTCATGGTCAAAGTTTCTTGGAAGAGAAAGTAAATTAACAGATGGTAATAAACAAATTAATAAAAACATTAAAAATATCGGTCTTATCATAACCGAAGAATACATAGAAGGACTTAATTTCAAAATTCCTCAAATCATAGTTGAAGATAGTATTGAAGCACTACAAACATTGGCTGTAACAATTAGAGACAATTATAAGAATCCGATTGTAGCTATTACAGG encodes:
- a CDS encoding 1-phosphofructokinase family hexose kinase translates to MIKNAGGKGINVTKVLDDLGADVIATGYLGGTNGQWIQTQLEQRNIQLQFIDIEDNTRQCIAINDGEHQTEILEGGPEVSEASQALYLKQLEDIAHQYKVVTISGSTPKLMNQSKTAYMIKILNTLTNSYNIVDIDGQSLKGILGQNAHIYAIKPNQSEFEDLVNQKGLSHQDIIKILKTNQLFKDVDVFVTLGSEGAIIKLKETIYKATLPNINAVNPVGSGDATVAGIAYSMKHDLDPVTTIQTALACGTSNAMKAATGKIIQQEVDDLIKKVGVEKLG
- a CDS encoding PTS system mannose/fructose/sorbose family transporter subunit IID, with the protein product MTNYNQNVDPKEQNVTTEGQYKLTKKDFRQINRRSLLGFQAGWNYERMQGSGYLYIMLPQLRKIYGDDTPELKEMMHTHAQFFNTSNFFNTIVTSIDVAMEEQEQIKSKESVSGMKVGLMGPFAAVGDSIFGSLIPTIFGALAANMAINGNPFGAFIWLAAQIAVMVFRWKQLEFAYKEGISLVTTMQHKLESLTNAATLLGVFMVGALVATMVKVQFAWEPKIGDLTVNIQNNVDMILPKLLPLAIVLGVYWLLGKKHMNSTRAIFIVIIVTVILSALGVLAKI
- a CDS encoding SIS domain-containing protein is translated as MLNTTDTYSEIKQQPEMWQLTEEIIKDIKSDFDEFIKDIEKNATGKLKVLFTGAGSSAYVGDILRTAIDTKHLPKWDFESVPTTHFVTSPEAYIDSETTYLIVSFARSGNSPETKATIDLIEQLSDNVHHLFITNNKSGYLATEESLKHVFKVILPKQTNDKSLAMTSSFSSMLVAGYLLFNGSITNGFYDTADSLFDYLEELADQTLQKSFEKVFYVGTGLLGELTKEVSLKLNELTGGHVEIARETTLGFRHGPKAGLKKGSIFILLRSNEMYKRDYESDLLHEVNKVKDKYQLLVLDGQSSEESTQIPNIEDYNDFEIGLIYLMFGQLLASKKSIELGLNPDNPSPDGFINRVVKGVTIYSYS
- a CDS encoding class I SAM-dependent methyltransferase, which encodes MNNIFHDKHNKYMYSGRKVDYNWVTLISSIIKQSNIDKNNALDIGCGGGIYTNQLSKFGFKHVLGIDQSEVMISSAKEQSYNSHIQFEVGDIFNNHLANQSQNFILSRALIHHIQDLQKAFLETKRILKDNSIFVIQDRTIEDLAIPASSNNLRGYLYEHFPRLRDFDSKRRHSEADVTKALYDVGFNNVETLKINEIRQSYATIESLQHDYLSRKGRSILFELSDQELKSFVAQFPIYVVDHSPIIEKDQWTLWIAYH
- a CDS encoding tagatose 1,6-diphosphate aldolase, with the translated sequence MTNKDINKLVDDKGIFAAIAVDQRGALKRLLGEQGTDDNVALFKKLVSETLSPSGSSILLDPEYGKDGIQAKAKDAGLILAYEQTGYDKSVVGRIPRLVEGMSVKQLKEMGADGIKLLIYYDVDEPDDINDVKKDLVQQVGQETVEENIPFLLEILTYDDQIGDEKGRSYAQVRPHKVIEAMKAFNDEKYNVDVLKVETPVNMNYVESFAEDYVFSKDEAASYFKEQDSATSIPYIYLSGGLTSQQFKDTLVFAHENGAHFNGVLCGRATWQGETVVLKEQGQEAAKEWLNSEGIHNLKTLNDIIQKTATPIR
- a CDS encoding GntR family transcriptional regulator, which gives rise to MLKNTHLYYQVYAKIKDKIISGEYKEGDKLPSERKLCDEYEVSRITIREALDNLEAESLIQREHGKGSFVLGNQYNQKMNNLYSFKDEVEKSGDKASTKVISIQRVKPSIYIQEKMQLKSFQEVYELKRLRLANDKPLVFETSYLPLKNCEGLDRFDFNEVSLYETLNTHYQIQINHAYETLTAKNITKEQAQHLEKHVNDPCMFIERYSFVNDEIIEYTESVASGKDYKYTVDLI
- a CDS encoding PTS system mannose/fructose/N-acetylgalactosamine-transporter subunit IIB, encoding MTIIANRIDGRLIHGQVANLWTTKLDITRLMVIDDVVAESTVDKSGLKLATPAGVKLSVLPVKKAADNILNGKYDSQRLMVIAKGPDQFLELVNYGVKIDELNVGNMSQTNETRSIKRSINVTDKDIETFKELNNKGIRIISQMVPNDNSEDFMSLIK
- a CDS encoding DUF2200 domain-containing protein → MKNEKIYDMPVSSVYPHYVTKAEKKVKQKQT
- a CDS encoding PTS mannose/fructose/sorbose/N-acetylgalactosamine transporter subunit IIC: MEILWWQVLLLTLYAGYQIWDELHLYSSISQPVFAGLIAGVIMGDVTTGLIIGGSMQLTILGVGTFGGASRIDANSGTILAVAFSVALGMQPTQAIATLAVPVASLMIQTDILARFTNTFFAHRIDAKIEQMDYKGIERYYIAGIIPWALSRMIPVFLALAFGGSVVKTVVNYLNADMKWLGDGLTTAGAVLPAVGFAILLRYLPIKKHYMYFILGFVLTALLATVFDGMSGLGTAVSGLDKKFDAVFNPLPMLAIALIGFSFAAMEYKRTSLAKPVQSGEMNTSNSQNDDEGEIEDDEL